From Alosa sapidissima isolate fAloSap1 chromosome 7, fAloSap1.pri, whole genome shotgun sequence, the proteins below share one genomic window:
- the zgc:103759 gene encoding U8 snoRNA-decapping enzyme, which produces MATQSSPTSIGKEESLSLVGHRHACHVMLYADTKAKLFGRTPIKHIVLMQMRFDGLLGFPGGLVEPKENLEAGLSRELGEELGMAVPITPQDHVVSCPAPSCPNLITHFYVKKMEESEIKEVERAAVTMATDHGLEVMGMVRVPLYFLKNGGGLPSFLSHSFISNSRSQLLSALQQFGLVSQRELDEAVRQADQLRQRPNAQ; this is translated from the exons ATGGCGACGCAAAGTTCACCCACAAGTATAGGGAAAGAAGAGTCATTGTCGCTCGTTGGCCATAGACATGCTTGCCATGTCATGCTTTACGCTGACACTAAAGCCAAACTGTTTGGAAGAACTCCAATTAAACACATTGTACTG ATGCAGATGCGTTTCGATGGTTTGTTGGGGTTCCCGGGTGG GTTAGTGGAACCTAAAGAGAATCTAGAGGCTGGCCTTAGCCGGGAGCTGGGAGAGGAACTGGGGATGGCTGTCCCCATAACTCCTCAAGATCATGTGGTGTCTTGTCCCGCTCCGTCTTGTCCCAATCTCATCACTCACTTTTATGTGAAAAAGATGGAAGAGTCAGAGATCAAGGAAGTGGAGAGAGCTGCTGTAACTATGGCAACAGACCATGGATTAGAG GTCATGGGGATGGTCCGAGTCCCCCTCTACTTCCTGAAGAATGGTGGAGGTCTCCCCTCATTCCTGTCACACTCATTCATCAGTAACTCTCGCTCCCAGCTGCTGTCTGCCCTGCAGCAGTTTGGCCTGGTGTCCCAGAGGGAGCTGGACGAGGCCGTCAGACAGGCTGACCAGCTGAGGCAGCGTCCTAATGCGCAGTGA
- the naa10 gene encoding N-alpha-acetyltransferase 10 isoform X2, which produces MNIRNARPEDLMNMQHCNLLCLPENYQMKYYFYHGLSWPQLSYIAEDENGKIVGYVLAKMEEDPDDVPHGHITSLAVKRSHRRLGLAQKLMDQASRAMIENFNAKYVSLHVRKSNRAALHLYSNTLKFQISEVEPKYYADGEDAYAMKRNLTQMADEKPGVRLWGSEAPPSQDAPLAALTEKLSVQDGEKEGEGDSGGESKEMSEVSEATESTDVKDSSSDS; this is translated from the exons ATGAATATTCGGAATGCAAGG CCGGAGGATCTCATGAACATGCAGCATTGCAATCTGCTGTGTCTTCCAGAGAACTACCAGATGAAGTACTATTTCTATCATGGATTGTCCTGGCCACAG CTCTCCTACATAGCAGAAGATGAAAATGGCAAAATAGTGGGATATGTTCTGGCAAAAAT GGAAGAAGATCCTGATGATGTACCCCATGGACACATCACATCATTA GCAGTGAAGCGCTCCCACAGGCGTTTGGGGCTGGCCCAGAAGCTCATGGACCAGGCAAGCAGGGCCATGATTGAGAACTTCAATGCCAAATATGTTTCTCTTCATGTCAGGAAGAG CAACCGTGCTGCATTGCACCTATACTCCAACACCCTCAAATTCCA GATAAGCGAAGTGGAGCCCAAGTACTATGCTGATGGGGAAGATGCTTATGCCATGAAGAGAAATCTAACCCAGATGGCTGACGAG AAGCCCGGTGTACGTCTCTGGGGCTCCGAGGCTCCCCCCTCCCAGGACGCCCCCCTCGCAGCCCTGACGGAGAAACTGAGTGTGCAGgacggagagaaggagggggagggcgaCAGCGGCGGAGAGAGCAAGGAGATGAGCGAGGTCAGCGAAGCCACGGAAAGCACAGACGTCAAAGACTCCTCCTCGGACTCATAA
- the naa10 gene encoding N-alpha-acetyltransferase 10 isoform X1, producing MNIRNARPEDLMNMQHCNLLCLPENYQMKYYFYHGLSWPQLSYIAEDENGKIVGYVLAKMEEDPDDVPHGHITSLAVKRSHRRLGLAQKLMDQASRAMIENFNAKYVSLHVRKSNRAALHLYSNTLKFQISEVEPKYYADGEDAYAMKRNLTQMADELQKPGVRLWGSEAPPSQDAPLAALTEKLSVQDGEKEGEGDSGGESKEMSEVSEATESTDVKDSSSDS from the exons ATGAATATTCGGAATGCAAGG CCGGAGGATCTCATGAACATGCAGCATTGCAATCTGCTGTGTCTTCCAGAGAACTACCAGATGAAGTACTATTTCTATCATGGATTGTCCTGGCCACAG CTCTCCTACATAGCAGAAGATGAAAATGGCAAAATAGTGGGATATGTTCTGGCAAAAAT GGAAGAAGATCCTGATGATGTACCCCATGGACACATCACATCATTA GCAGTGAAGCGCTCCCACAGGCGTTTGGGGCTGGCCCAGAAGCTCATGGACCAGGCAAGCAGGGCCATGATTGAGAACTTCAATGCCAAATATGTTTCTCTTCATGTCAGGAAGAG CAACCGTGCTGCATTGCACCTATACTCCAACACCCTCAAATTCCA GATAAGCGAAGTGGAGCCCAAGTACTATGCTGATGGGGAAGATGCTTATGCCATGAAGAGAAATCTAACCCAGATGGCTGACGAG TTACAGAAGCCCGGTGTACGTCTCTGGGGCTCCGAGGCTCCCCCCTCCCAGGACGCCCCCCTCGCAGCCCTGACGGAGAAACTGAGTGTGCAGgacggagagaaggagggggagggcgaCAGCGGCGGAGAGAGCAAGGAGATGAGCGAGGTCAGCGAAGCCACGGAAAGCACAGACGTCAAAGACTCCTCCTCGGACTCATAA
- the g6pd gene encoding glucose-6-phosphate 1-dehydrogenase isoform X3, giving the protein MSLPLSRSEVFGELRKELYDDETFHQSDVHIFIIMGASGDLAKKKIYPTLWWLFKDGLLPEQTYFVGFARSDLTVDAIRTACLPHMKVEESETERMEAFFKRNSYVSGKYNEDASFTKLHENLLSLPSGSEANRLFYLALPPSVYHDVTKNIRHHCMATKGWNRVIVEKPFGRDLQSSEELSNHLSSLFTEDQIYRIDHYLGKEMVQNLMVLRFGNRIFGPIWNRDSVASVVLTFKEPFGTQGRGGYFDDFGIIRDVMQNHLLQMLCLVAMEKPASTSSDDVRDEKVKVLKCITPLTLDNAVLGQYVGNPEGEGDAKLSYLDDPTVPKGSTTATYCAAVLYVHNERWDGVPFILRCGKALNERKAEVRLQFKDVPGDIFSSQCRRNELVVRVQPNEAIYAKMMTKKPGVYFSPEETELDLTYRSRYKDVKLPDAYERLILDVFCGSQMHFVRSDELREAWRIFTPLLHQIEKEKTPPIKYTYGSRGPAEADELLKRVGFRYAGTYKWVEPNKL; this is encoded by the exons ATGAGTCTGCCTCTGTCCCGATCCGAAGTGTTTGGGGAGCTCCGGAAAGAACTTTATGATGATGAGACGTTCCATCAGTCGGACGTTCACATCTTTATCATCATGGGTGCttcg GGGGACCTTGCCAAAAAGAAAATCTACCCAACGCTATG gtgGTTATTTAAGGATGGGCTTCTCCCAGAGCAGACGTACTTTGTGGGCTTTGCTCGGTCCGACCTGACTGTGGACGCCATTCGGACTGCCTGTCTGCCACACATGAAG GTGGAGGAGTCTGAAACGGAACGCATGGAGGCGTTCTTCAAGCGGAACTCCTACGTGAGTGGCAAGTACAACGAAGATGCCTCTTTCACCAAGCTGCACGAAAACCTGCTGTCGCTGCCCAGTGGCAGTGAGGCCAACCGGCTCTTCTACCTGGCGCTGCCGCCCAGCGTCTACCACGACGTTACCAAGAACATCCGCCATCACTGCATGGCCACCAA gGGTTGGAACAGAGTGATTGTTGAGAAACCCTTTGGTCGAGACCTCCAAAGTTCAGAGGAGCTGTCCAATCATCTCTCCTCGCTGTTCACAGAAGACCAGATCTACCGCATTGACCACTACCTGGGCAAAGAGATGGTGCAGAACCTCATGGTCCTCAG GTTTGGCAACCGTATATTTGGTCCCATCTGGAACAGAGACAGTGTTGCCAGTGTGGTACTGACCTTCAAAGAGCCGTTTGGCACACAGGGCCGTGGCGGCTATTTCGACGACTTTGGCATCATCCG CGATGTCATGCAGAACCACCTTCTCCAGATGCTTTGTCTGGTTGCCATGGAGAAGCCCGCCTCCACCAGTTCCGACGATGTTCGAGATGAGAAG GTGAAAGTGCTGAAGTGCATCACACCACTGACGCTGGACAACGCGGTGCTGGGGCAGTACGTGGGGAacccagagggagagggagacgcaAAGCTGAGCTACCTGGATGACCCCACGGTCCCCAAAGGATCCACCACTGCTACCTACTGCGCTGCAGTCCTCTACGTCCACAACGAGCGCTGGGATG GTGTGCCGTTCATCCTGCGGTGTGGTAAGGCTCTGAACGAGCGGAAGGCGGAGGTGCGGTTGCAGTTTAAGGACGTACCGGGTGACATCTTCAGCTCGCAGTGCCGGCGGAACGAGCTGGTGGTGCGCGTGCAGCCCAATGAGGCCATCTACGCCAAGATGATGACCAAGAAGCCCGGCGTCTACTTCAGCCCAGAGGAAACTGAGCTGGACCTCACCTACCGAAGCAGATATAAG gatgtcaAACTGCCTGATGCATATGAGCGTCTGATCCTGGATGTGTTTTGTGGGAGTCAGATGCACTTTGTGCGCAG TGATGAGCTCAGGGAAGCCTGGAGGATCTTCACTCCCCTTCTTCATCagatagaaaaagagaagaCCCCTCCCATAAAATATACATATGGAAG TCGTGGGCCCGCAGAAGCTGATGAGCTCCTGAAGAGAGTTGGTTTCCGCTATGCTGGAACATACAAATGGGTCGAGCCCAACAAACTGTGA
- the g6pd gene encoding glucose-6-phosphate 1-dehydrogenase isoform X2, producing the protein MGSRASAEKMSLPLSRSEVFGELRKELYDDETFHQSDVHIFIIMGASGDLAKKKIYPTLWWLFKDGLLPEQTYFVGFARSDLTVDAIRTACLPHMKVEESETERMEAFFKRNSYVSGKYNEDASFTKLHENLLSLPSGSEANRLFYLALPPSVYHDVTKNIRHHCMATKGWNRVIVEKPFGRDLQSSEELSNHLSSLFTEDQIYRIDHYLGKEMVQNLMVLRFGNRIFGPIWNRDSVASVVLTFKEPFGTQGRGGYFDDFGIIRDVMQNHLLQMLCLVAMEKPASTSSDDVRDEKVKVLKCITPLTLDNAVLGQYVGNPEGEGDAKLSYLDDPTVPKGSTTATYCAAVLYVHNERWDGVPFILRCGKALNERKAEVRLQFKDVPGDIFSSQCRRNELVVRVQPNEAIYAKMMTKKPGVYFSPEETELDLTYRSRYKDVKLPDAYERLILDVFCGSQMHFVRSDELREAWRIFTPLLHQIEKEKTPPIKYTYGSRGPAEADELLKRVGFRYAGTYKWVEPNKL; encoded by the exons ATGGGAAGTCGAGCGAGCGCTG AGAAGATGAGTCTGCCTCTGTCCCGATCCGAAGTGTTTGGGGAGCTCCGGAAAGAACTTTATGATGATGAGACGTTCCATCAGTCGGACGTTCACATCTTTATCATCATGGGTGCttcg GGGGACCTTGCCAAAAAGAAAATCTACCCAACGCTATG gtgGTTATTTAAGGATGGGCTTCTCCCAGAGCAGACGTACTTTGTGGGCTTTGCTCGGTCCGACCTGACTGTGGACGCCATTCGGACTGCCTGTCTGCCACACATGAAG GTGGAGGAGTCTGAAACGGAACGCATGGAGGCGTTCTTCAAGCGGAACTCCTACGTGAGTGGCAAGTACAACGAAGATGCCTCTTTCACCAAGCTGCACGAAAACCTGCTGTCGCTGCCCAGTGGCAGTGAGGCCAACCGGCTCTTCTACCTGGCGCTGCCGCCCAGCGTCTACCACGACGTTACCAAGAACATCCGCCATCACTGCATGGCCACCAA gGGTTGGAACAGAGTGATTGTTGAGAAACCCTTTGGTCGAGACCTCCAAAGTTCAGAGGAGCTGTCCAATCATCTCTCCTCGCTGTTCACAGAAGACCAGATCTACCGCATTGACCACTACCTGGGCAAAGAGATGGTGCAGAACCTCATGGTCCTCAG GTTTGGCAACCGTATATTTGGTCCCATCTGGAACAGAGACAGTGTTGCCAGTGTGGTACTGACCTTCAAAGAGCCGTTTGGCACACAGGGCCGTGGCGGCTATTTCGACGACTTTGGCATCATCCG CGATGTCATGCAGAACCACCTTCTCCAGATGCTTTGTCTGGTTGCCATGGAGAAGCCCGCCTCCACCAGTTCCGACGATGTTCGAGATGAGAAG GTGAAAGTGCTGAAGTGCATCACACCACTGACGCTGGACAACGCGGTGCTGGGGCAGTACGTGGGGAacccagagggagagggagacgcaAAGCTGAGCTACCTGGATGACCCCACGGTCCCCAAAGGATCCACCACTGCTACCTACTGCGCTGCAGTCCTCTACGTCCACAACGAGCGCTGGGATG GTGTGCCGTTCATCCTGCGGTGTGGTAAGGCTCTGAACGAGCGGAAGGCGGAGGTGCGGTTGCAGTTTAAGGACGTACCGGGTGACATCTTCAGCTCGCAGTGCCGGCGGAACGAGCTGGTGGTGCGCGTGCAGCCCAATGAGGCCATCTACGCCAAGATGATGACCAAGAAGCCCGGCGTCTACTTCAGCCCAGAGGAAACTGAGCTGGACCTCACCTACCGAAGCAGATATAAG gatgtcaAACTGCCTGATGCATATGAGCGTCTGATCCTGGATGTGTTTTGTGGGAGTCAGATGCACTTTGTGCGCAG TGATGAGCTCAGGGAAGCCTGGAGGATCTTCACTCCCCTTCTTCATCagatagaaaaagagaagaCCCCTCCCATAAAATATACATATGGAAG TCGTGGGCCCGCAGAAGCTGATGAGCTCCTGAAGAGAGTTGGTTTCCGCTATGCTGGAACATACAAATGGGTCGAGCCCAACAAACTGTGA
- the g6pd gene encoding glucose-6-phosphate 1-dehydrogenase isoform X1, with translation MGSRASAERPHTVQIIVQQQPEKMSLPLSRSEVFGELRKELYDDETFHQSDVHIFIIMGASGDLAKKKIYPTLWWLFKDGLLPEQTYFVGFARSDLTVDAIRTACLPHMKVEESETERMEAFFKRNSYVSGKYNEDASFTKLHENLLSLPSGSEANRLFYLALPPSVYHDVTKNIRHHCMATKGWNRVIVEKPFGRDLQSSEELSNHLSSLFTEDQIYRIDHYLGKEMVQNLMVLRFGNRIFGPIWNRDSVASVVLTFKEPFGTQGRGGYFDDFGIIRDVMQNHLLQMLCLVAMEKPASTSSDDVRDEKVKVLKCITPLTLDNAVLGQYVGNPEGEGDAKLSYLDDPTVPKGSTTATYCAAVLYVHNERWDGVPFILRCGKALNERKAEVRLQFKDVPGDIFSSQCRRNELVVRVQPNEAIYAKMMTKKPGVYFSPEETELDLTYRSRYKDVKLPDAYERLILDVFCGSQMHFVRSDELREAWRIFTPLLHQIEKEKTPPIKYTYGSRGPAEADELLKRVGFRYAGTYKWVEPNKL, from the exons ATGGGAAGTCGAGCGAGCGCTG AAAGACCTCACACTGTACAAATAATCGTCCAGCAACAGCCTG AGAAGATGAGTCTGCCTCTGTCCCGATCCGAAGTGTTTGGGGAGCTCCGGAAAGAACTTTATGATGATGAGACGTTCCATCAGTCGGACGTTCACATCTTTATCATCATGGGTGCttcg GGGGACCTTGCCAAAAAGAAAATCTACCCAACGCTATG gtgGTTATTTAAGGATGGGCTTCTCCCAGAGCAGACGTACTTTGTGGGCTTTGCTCGGTCCGACCTGACTGTGGACGCCATTCGGACTGCCTGTCTGCCACACATGAAG GTGGAGGAGTCTGAAACGGAACGCATGGAGGCGTTCTTCAAGCGGAACTCCTACGTGAGTGGCAAGTACAACGAAGATGCCTCTTTCACCAAGCTGCACGAAAACCTGCTGTCGCTGCCCAGTGGCAGTGAGGCCAACCGGCTCTTCTACCTGGCGCTGCCGCCCAGCGTCTACCACGACGTTACCAAGAACATCCGCCATCACTGCATGGCCACCAA gGGTTGGAACAGAGTGATTGTTGAGAAACCCTTTGGTCGAGACCTCCAAAGTTCAGAGGAGCTGTCCAATCATCTCTCCTCGCTGTTCACAGAAGACCAGATCTACCGCATTGACCACTACCTGGGCAAAGAGATGGTGCAGAACCTCATGGTCCTCAG GTTTGGCAACCGTATATTTGGTCCCATCTGGAACAGAGACAGTGTTGCCAGTGTGGTACTGACCTTCAAAGAGCCGTTTGGCACACAGGGCCGTGGCGGCTATTTCGACGACTTTGGCATCATCCG CGATGTCATGCAGAACCACCTTCTCCAGATGCTTTGTCTGGTTGCCATGGAGAAGCCCGCCTCCACCAGTTCCGACGATGTTCGAGATGAGAAG GTGAAAGTGCTGAAGTGCATCACACCACTGACGCTGGACAACGCGGTGCTGGGGCAGTACGTGGGGAacccagagggagagggagacgcaAAGCTGAGCTACCTGGATGACCCCACGGTCCCCAAAGGATCCACCACTGCTACCTACTGCGCTGCAGTCCTCTACGTCCACAACGAGCGCTGGGATG GTGTGCCGTTCATCCTGCGGTGTGGTAAGGCTCTGAACGAGCGGAAGGCGGAGGTGCGGTTGCAGTTTAAGGACGTACCGGGTGACATCTTCAGCTCGCAGTGCCGGCGGAACGAGCTGGTGGTGCGCGTGCAGCCCAATGAGGCCATCTACGCCAAGATGATGACCAAGAAGCCCGGCGTCTACTTCAGCCCAGAGGAAACTGAGCTGGACCTCACCTACCGAAGCAGATATAAG gatgtcaAACTGCCTGATGCATATGAGCGTCTGATCCTGGATGTGTTTTGTGGGAGTCAGATGCACTTTGTGCGCAG TGATGAGCTCAGGGAAGCCTGGAGGATCTTCACTCCCCTTCTTCATCagatagaaaaagagaagaCCCCTCCCATAAAATATACATATGGAAG TCGTGGGCCCGCAGAAGCTGATGAGCTCCTGAAGAGAGTTGGTTTCCGCTATGCTGGAACATACAAATGGGTCGAGCCCAACAAACTGTGA